cacacatatatatatatatatatatatatatatatatatatatatatatatttatgtgtgtgtgtgtgtgtgtgtgtgtatacatatacacatacatatatatgtatatatatactaatttcttGTTTTTCGAAGAAGCCTTCCCTCTAAGACAGGTCGTCTAATCAAccatttatttaaaggtttaaaggttactcgtgaatggcagaggcaagggaaagtgatagtgccctagcagaacaataccttagagactgaccatatatccccaCATGACTAGCGCCCaaggccccttctccaccaaagataggaccagtgagggccaagcAATGAACGCTCATGACTTAGCatttaaacctataggctcccagcccccccccccccatctttagctcaaatagatgatgaggttgcagacactacaaggaactatcgatcAAACCCCGGAccgacagatcgccaggcagggatgtttccaatagcctACCACAACCATACATTTTACAGCTCATGCTAGCTCTGTAAAGTCAACAGGGATTTTTTTGGTTTCTCCTTGTTCCTAGATCTTTATAATTAACCATTTACATAGAACACATTATTTCATGCATAAATACTATACATATTACGAtggataaaaccaataaaaattgTAGACTCGAAAGAGCCAGACTAAGTTTCCGTTACTCTCCTCAAGTGATCCTGGAAATTTGTATTCTCTTCCATGACCCTAAACCCATATTAGCCTCCTCCATCTCCCAGGAAGGCCAGCCGTGACCTCATGCAACGGCCTTGGGAGGAAAAACTATGATCATTAAAAATAAGGTAAATTGTAGAGGGATGGTTAATCTCAGAGGACTAATGCTCAAGTTTTAAAAGATTCAATAAATCTTACATAAAACGTGTGAAAGATTACTTTACTTAACACTTAAGatatcttttggaaaaaaaaaaaaattatacttttattgAATATAGAAATTTCCAAACCGACTAAATGATCATTGTGTGATGAGTCAAGAAAACATAAAGGGGAAATAGACATTTACTAAGCAATGAAAATATCCTTTAAAGAACGTGTTCTTCTTTACCATATATCACAATTCCGAAACCGACTAAACAAAAACGGTGTTATGTGTCAAGAAAACATGTCAGGGGAAAGAAaagtcaaagaagaaaaagaagtctgacttcGATTCACAGAAGACATTAATTTAATCATATCTTCATAATAAAACCATTAAAAGTCACTGGGCATTCTAATAAATTATTTCCAGACTTCCTCCCTAAAAAAGGGTTCGAGAAATTTGAAGGAAGGAGACCCCTTTTAACGTAGTTGAGAAACTTTGTTAAGTTGTGAACAAAGCCACATTTTTTAAATAGCTGCTAAAATAAGACCAATGTAAGCGTGACTAATGACTTTTTCAGCACCTCTCATTTCAATGGAtacgatttatttcttttttaaatgccgTAGTGTTAATTAAACCGGAACCAGAACTACGAAAAACAGTGATATAATATATCTCAAACATAATACTATGAATTGCAGACGcatatacataagaaaaataaagtcAAAATGGATAACTGGATTCCCCACCCCTTTTTTTGGCTTTCTACTTCCTCTTGtccagtttcctttcttccatcttcctttcGAACTTGTACAAACTTCAACTTCCTATGGCACCTGCAGATACTGGGTTTACTTCAATAAACTTTAACTTCTTATAGCAACTGCGGGGATTTCCCCCAGCTACACTTGGGGACGAATGATTTCCCCAGTCCCAAGGCTGGACCTTATGACCAAACTTCCCAGAATCAAAGAGAATTTCCTGAAGTGTTTTTCAGCGAAttatttgtaatgaaatattttcatgtaaCGACCTCTATGTTTCTAAAAAGGCAATAACCTTATATTCCAAAAACCATGTGCACTTGGATACAGGAATTCTGAGGAAGTGTACCATATCACACCCTACCTGCACAGCAAGTTCCAGTAATTTGGTAAAGGAAATGATGATGCCGAGGAAGTAGCAAGAAACCGGTGTAGAGACAGAGATCGAAAATGTTATTTAATCATTctttcatatccctgaagagtgagaagacgtTGCAGACGCCATAGGAATAaagatttcaagcaaataataaggataatgttttataatattttgagttagtagacattaatattattcatacctcttcatcaaggaatacAACGTACTAGAAGAACATCAGCTTTTTCTATCTACAGAGCTAGTACCATCCCTCGTGTTCACgcgacaaagaatttataccttttcatAAACGACTGGAGCGGGATAAAGAGGGctataaacaggcaaagaaagaaacaagaagagcagtagcaaaggcgaaggcagagacattaaatgaagtctataaagagatggaaacaccagcaggagagaggaaaatattacgaattgctaaggtcGGAGATGCTGCATCTGAAGACCTAACACATATAAGACAAATAAAAGATGGCAATGGTATAGCTCTAGCAgaagagactgaaattaaaagaaggtgcggaacttattttgaaggactattgaatgaggagaaccctagaacagtatttgaagatggactcccaaacgagccagttaccataggagtgactagaagagaattagaacaagcagtaaagatgtaaaattgtaaagctgcaggaccggataatataccagtagaggtatggaagagtcttggagaggaagtcatagatatcttgtgggacctgacgtagaagatcttcaatcaggaaaagatgccagaggaatggagaagaagcctaatcctTCCCAACTATAAGggaaagggagacatccaggaatgtggtaactacagaggcataaagttgataagccatactatgaaaatatgggagaagatcattgagaagagactcagagatgaaacaacaattgttGAGGAAAAATtcggattcatgcctggaagagggactgtagaagcatcatttgctttgaggcagatgatagaaaaaccggGAAAAAcataaaggattacatatggtctttattgacatggagaaggtatACGaacgagtaccacgtcaggagctgtggaaatgtgtgagagaaaagggagtccttgagaaatacgtaagaatcaccctagatatgtatgagagggcacaagcaaatgttatgagcagtataggcctaacagaaagtttcccagtaaatgtgggactacagcaggggtctgcattgagcccttccCTATTTGATCTggccatggatgtagtaacacaaggtattagagatcagtctcattGGTATATGCTTTTTGTTGGTGATGTTATACTGTAtagcactaggcaagaggtagtagaagagaaactggaggggtagagaagagaaatggaaaatagagaattgaagatcagcaggaaaaagacagagtatttgagattgaaaaatggggagattgGGGAAGTTAGttcacaaggagagagattgaaaagagttgaaaatttcatgtatttaggatcaacagttgcagaggttGGTGATtatggggcagaaataaaccacagaatacaagcagtatGGAAGAATTGGGGGAAAATGCATGGAGTACTATGTGAAgggaaaataagggttaagttggAAGATAGAGTACACAGGAaaattgtgagaccggcaatgatgtatggagcggagacgtgggcaataaagaagacagaagagaagaaactggatgtggcagagatgagaatgttgagatggatgtgtgaggtgacaagaagagataagatatggaatgaggtgaTTAGGGGTACCATAGGAGTTAGAGAAGTATCAGGTAAGATCCAAGaaggtagactgaggtggtatggtcatgaaaagagatgaacagtatatttggaggggagtgatggaaatgaagatgttgggaacgagaaggagagggagaccaaagtgaaggtggatggattgtatcaaggatgaccttcgatcaaagagattaaccggtgacgaagtgcgggacagaggtagatggagaaagctggccagcaacaccaaccccacataaaagtgggaaaagatgcagacaaagaagaaaaaaaattatatatatatatatatatatatatatatatatatatatatatatatatatatatatatatatgtatatatatatacatatatatatatatatatatatatatatatatatatatatatatatatgtgcgtgtgtttgtgcatgtatatttaatcattttttgtttacttattattgaaaaataacaaaTGACAA
The window above is part of the Palaemon carinicauda isolate YSFRI2023 chromosome 11, ASM3689809v2, whole genome shotgun sequence genome. Proteins encoded here:
- the LOC137649492 gene encoding uncharacterized protein, which codes for MENRELKISRKKTEYLRLKNGEIGEVSSQGERLKRVENFMYLGSTVAEVGDYGAEINHRIQAVWKNWGKMHGVLCEGKIRVKLEDRVHRKIVRPAMMYGAETWAIKKTEEKKLDVAEMRMLRWMCEVTRRDKIWNEVIRGTIGVREVSGKIQEGRLRWYGHEKR